A single window of Pseudarthrobacter defluvii DNA harbors:
- a CDS encoding LLM class flavin-dependent oxidoreductase, with the protein MTEPSASPTAPVGEDRILLGLNTFGDVGADPDGSPQPHAQVLRQLLEQAELADAVGLHAFGVGEHHRKDYAVSAPEVFLAAAAARTSRIRLGSAVTVLSSDDPIRVFQRFATVDALSNGRAEVMLGRGSFVESFPLFGLDLADYEVLFEEKLELFDKVRAQKPVHWEGRTRPALHGLSAYPPLEHHLLPTWIGVGGTPESVLRCAQYGYPIIFAIIGGQPRGFRPLADLYREAMGKYGHPMQQVATHSPGHVADTDEQAREELFPHWLALRNRLGAERGWGPAGRGEFDALCSMEGALYVGSPETVAQKIVRLKRNLGVDRFDLKYSNGPLPHAAMMRSIELMGTAVAPRVAELLAG; encoded by the coding sequence GTGACCGAACCTTCCGCCTCGCCCACCGCACCGGTGGGGGAGGACCGGATCCTCCTCGGCCTGAACACCTTCGGTGACGTGGGTGCGGATCCCGACGGGAGCCCCCAACCGCACGCCCAGGTACTGCGTCAGCTGCTGGAGCAGGCGGAACTGGCGGACGCCGTCGGGCTCCATGCCTTTGGGGTGGGGGAGCACCACCGCAAGGATTATGCCGTCTCCGCGCCGGAAGTCTTCCTGGCCGCCGCAGCGGCGCGGACGTCCCGCATCCGGCTGGGTTCCGCCGTGACGGTCCTGAGCTCGGACGATCCGATCAGGGTGTTCCAGCGCTTCGCCACCGTGGACGCTCTTTCCAACGGCCGGGCTGAAGTGATGCTGGGCCGCGGATCGTTCGTGGAGTCCTTCCCGCTGTTCGGCCTGGACCTGGCGGATTATGAGGTGCTGTTCGAGGAGAAACTCGAGCTGTTCGACAAGGTGCGGGCGCAAAAGCCGGTGCACTGGGAGGGCCGCACGCGGCCCGCCCTGCACGGGCTGAGCGCCTACCCGCCGCTGGAACACCACCTGCTGCCCACATGGATCGGGGTGGGCGGAACGCCTGAATCGGTGCTCCGCTGCGCCCAGTACGGGTACCCGATCATCTTTGCCATCATCGGCGGCCAGCCGCGCGGCTTCCGGCCGCTGGCCGACCTCTACCGTGAGGCGATGGGCAAGTACGGGCACCCGATGCAGCAGGTCGCCACCCACTCGCCGGGGCACGTGGCCGACACGGATGAGCAGGCCCGCGAGGAGCTGTTCCCGCACTGGCTTGCGCTGCGGAACAGGCTCGGGGCCGAGCGCGGGTGGGGTCCGGCGGGGCGGGGCGAGTTCGACGCGCTGTGCTCCATGGAGGGGGCCCTCTACGTGGGGTCGCCGGAAACGGTTGCCCAGAAGATTGTGCGTCTGAAGCGGAACCTCGGTGTTGACCGCTTCGACCTCAAATACAGCAACGGCCCGCTGCCGCACGCGGCCATGATGCGCTCCATTGAACTGATGGGCACGGCGGTGGCGCCCCGGGTGGCAGAACTGCTCGCCGGCTGA
- the hemB gene encoding porphobilinogen synthase — MTFPTQRPRRLRTTPAMRRLTAETRLAPAELILPAFIREGLTEPNPITSMPGVVQHTTDTLKRAAAEAVELGLGGIMLFGIPETRDPEGSAALDPDGVLNKAIRDVRAEVGDDLVIMSDVCLDEFTDHGHCGVLDADGYVDNDRTVEIYARMAVAQAEAGAHMLGPSGMMDGQIAAIRSALDEAGHVNTSVIAYAAKYASAFYGPFREAVDSQLKGDRRTYQMDAGNRTEALREVELDLAEGADIIMVKPAMSYLDIVADVAAMSPVPVSAYQISGEYAMIEAAAANGWIDRRAAITESVLGIRRAGAHTVLTYWAAELAGWLQESR; from the coding sequence ATGACTTTCCCCACCCAACGCCCCCGCCGCCTGCGCACCACCCCCGCCATGCGCCGTCTGACCGCCGAAACCCGCCTTGCTCCTGCCGAACTCATCCTCCCGGCCTTCATCAGGGAAGGCCTTACCGAGCCCAACCCCATCACGTCCATGCCGGGCGTGGTCCAGCACACCACAGACACCCTGAAGCGGGCCGCGGCGGAAGCCGTTGAACTCGGCCTGGGCGGCATCATGCTTTTCGGCATCCCCGAAACCCGCGACCCCGAAGGCTCTGCAGCCCTTGACCCTGATGGCGTGCTGAACAAGGCCATCCGGGACGTCCGCGCCGAGGTGGGCGATGATCTGGTCATCATGAGCGATGTGTGCCTGGATGAGTTCACCGACCACGGCCACTGCGGAGTGCTCGACGCCGACGGGTACGTGGACAACGACCGCACCGTGGAAATCTACGCCCGGATGGCCGTGGCACAGGCAGAGGCAGGCGCGCACATGCTTGGCCCCTCGGGCATGATGGACGGCCAGATTGCCGCCATCCGGTCAGCCCTTGATGAGGCCGGCCATGTCAACACCTCGGTCATCGCCTATGCCGCGAAGTACGCCTCGGCGTTCTACGGGCCGTTCCGGGAAGCCGTGGACTCCCAGCTCAAGGGGGACCGACGGACATACCAGATGGATGCCGGCAACCGGACCGAAGCATTGCGCGAGGTTGAACTGGACCTTGCCGAGGGCGCAGACATCATCATGGTCAAGCCCGCCATGAGCTACCTGGACATCGTGGCAGACGTCGCCGCCATGAGCCCGGTTCCCGTGTCGGCGTACCAGATCTCCGGCGAGTACGCGATGATCGAGGCCGCGGCCGCCAATGGCTGGATCGACCGCCGGGCCGCCATCACCGAATCCGTGCTGGGCATCCGCCGCGCGGGCGCCCACACCGTCCTCACCTACTGGGCGGCCGAGCTGGCCGGCTGGCTGCAGGAATCCCGGTGA
- a CDS encoding glutamyl-tRNA reductase, whose protein sequence is MVLFSLVATHADIDLETVAQLSNGSSGIAASALTESPAVAGAVVLATCNRYEIYGEAPNPNDVEAARAALVSRISEASGLAEPLVSRSFSTRTGPEVTQHLFAVSAGLDSAVVGEREIAGQVRRALITAQHDGTASAGLVRLFQAASKTAKDVGAQTALGSRGLSIVSVALDLATDLSESPDWSAKKVVLFGTGAYAGATMALLRERGCTDISVFSSSGRAEGFVASRGGAALDVDSLRPAVAAADVMIGCSGSDTRVEADELAQVRANSPQPLIAIDLALTHDFDPAVGELDGVELLTLESVRLAAPQEQAESLAQASSIVKDAAKAFQQEREARSVDSAIVALRRHTMNVLDAEMEKVRARHGCTAAAEEVEFALRRMVKQLLHVPTVRARELAANGQQDDYVAALEALYGITVEQPGAQPGTAPAGSPALAEAECPVDHEGRETA, encoded by the coding sequence GTGGTTCTTTTCTCATTGGTGGCTACACACGCCGACATCGATCTTGAAACCGTTGCTCAGTTGAGCAACGGTTCCTCCGGGATTGCCGCATCCGCGCTCACCGAATCCCCTGCCGTGGCCGGGGCGGTGGTCCTTGCCACCTGCAACCGCTACGAGATCTACGGCGAGGCCCCCAACCCGAACGACGTCGAGGCAGCCCGGGCGGCACTCGTCTCCCGGATCAGCGAGGCCAGCGGCCTCGCCGAACCCCTTGTCTCACGTTCCTTCAGCACGCGCACCGGACCCGAGGTGACCCAGCACCTGTTCGCCGTCAGCGCGGGGCTGGACTCCGCCGTCGTGGGTGAACGCGAAATCGCCGGCCAGGTGCGCCGCGCCCTGATCACCGCCCAGCACGACGGCACTGCCAGCGCCGGCCTGGTCCGGCTGTTCCAGGCCGCCTCGAAGACCGCCAAGGACGTGGGCGCGCAGACCGCACTTGGTTCCCGCGGGCTTTCCATCGTCTCCGTGGCACTGGACCTGGCAACGGACCTTTCCGAAAGCCCTGACTGGTCAGCCAAGAAGGTTGTGCTCTTCGGGACCGGCGCCTACGCGGGCGCCACCATGGCACTGCTGCGCGAACGCGGCTGCACCGACATCTCCGTCTTCTCGTCGTCCGGCCGGGCCGAAGGGTTCGTTGCCTCCCGCGGCGGCGCGGCCCTGGACGTGGATTCGCTGCGGCCCGCGGTGGCCGCTGCCGACGTCATGATCGGCTGCAGCGGCTCGGATACCCGGGTTGAAGCCGATGAACTGGCCCAGGTCCGCGCCAACTCCCCGCAGCCCCTGATCGCCATTGACCTGGCCCTCACGCACGACTTTGATCCCGCCGTCGGCGAACTGGACGGGGTGGAACTGCTGACCCTCGAGTCCGTGCGCCTCGCAGCACCGCAGGAGCAGGCGGAATCGCTTGCCCAGGCGAGCAGCATCGTGAAGGACGCCGCCAAGGCTTTCCAGCAGGAACGCGAAGCCCGCTCCGTCGATTCAGCCATCGTTGCCCTTCGGCGCCACACCATGAACGTGCTGGACGCGGAAATGGAAAAGGTCCGGGCGCGCCATGGGTGCACGGCCGCCGCCGAAGAGGTCGAGTTCGCCCTCCGCCGCATGGTCAAGCAGCTGCTGCACGTCCCCACCGTCCGCGCCCGCGAACTCGCCGCGAACGGCCAGCAGGACGACTACGTGGCCGCGCTGGAGGCGCTGTACGGCATCACGGTGGAACAGCCCGGCGCCCAGCCCGGCACGGCACCCGCCGGCTCCCCCGCCTTGGCCGAGGCCGAATGCCCGGTGGACCACGAGGGCCGCGAAACCGCCTGA
- a CDS encoding uroporphyrinogen-III synthase, producing the protein MTQSSSGPGHDKPHGGMPLGGVRVLVTRSPERSAALVAALREAGATPVLLPLIDFERAPDQHALDVACDALAAGAFDWLVVSSATTVHVLMEKAAERGLDLAQLVPAGTRVAAIGPATRRLLQAGGLDVALTPDGEQSAAGLLAVWPGGGRILLPQADIAAPTLAEGLAAAGDAVDAVTAYRTVDYPAAAERRLAVQPEDGDAGPQPPSYSLVTPETAAAEIAEGRLAAVIAASPSAVRRIAGLGPLAGCRLVAIGRSTADQALAMGLDVAAVAAEPTPGGLVAAVAKALNPP; encoded by the coding sequence ATGACGCAGTCTTCCAGCGGGCCCGGACACGACAAGCCGCACGGCGGCATGCCGCTCGGCGGGGTCCGGGTCCTGGTTACGCGCAGCCCGGAACGCTCGGCAGCCTTGGTGGCCGCCCTGCGGGAAGCCGGTGCTACTCCCGTGCTGCTCCCGCTCATCGACTTCGAACGGGCTCCGGACCAACACGCGCTGGACGTCGCCTGCGACGCCCTGGCGGCGGGCGCCTTCGACTGGCTTGTTGTCAGCAGCGCCACCACCGTGCATGTCCTGATGGAAAAGGCAGCCGAACGTGGCCTGGACTTGGCCCAACTGGTTCCTGCCGGCACGCGGGTCGCCGCCATCGGTCCCGCAACACGCCGCCTGCTGCAGGCAGGCGGACTGGACGTCGCACTCACACCGGACGGCGAGCAGTCGGCTGCCGGCCTCCTCGCTGTCTGGCCCGGCGGCGGCAGGATCCTGCTGCCCCAGGCGGACATCGCCGCACCCACCCTCGCCGAAGGCCTGGCAGCCGCGGGGGATGCCGTGGACGCGGTGACCGCCTACCGCACCGTTGACTACCCGGCGGCAGCGGAGCGAAGGCTCGCCGTGCAGCCGGAGGACGGCGACGCCGGCCCCCAGCCGCCGTCGTACTCCCTCGTCACACCGGAGACCGCTGCAGCGGAGATCGCCGAAGGCCGCCTGGCCGCGGTGATCGCCGCCTCTCCGAGCGCCGTCCGGCGGATCGCCGGGCTGGGGCCGCTGGCAGGCTGCCGGCTGGTGGCCATAGGACGTTCGACGGCGGACCAGGCCTTGGCCATGGGCCTGGACGTGGCGGCGGTGGCAGCTGAGCCGACCCCCGGCGGGCTTGTAGCGGCCGTGGCGAAGGCACTCAACCCGCCCTGA
- a CDS encoding ferrochelatase, producing MSPEQQAATDVNPVTEAGRMTPKNYDAVLLASFGGPEGQEDVIPFLRNVTRGRGIPDERLEEVSHHYRANGGVSPINQQNRELKAALEAELASRGIELPVLWGNRNWAPYIPETLQEAYDAGHRRVLMLTTSAYSCYSSCRQYREDIGMALTETGLDGKLEVDKVRQYFDHPGFVEPFVEGTAAGLEEVHAKLAEAGTPDAPIHILFATHSIPTRDAEAAGRSEGEPREFEEGSAYVAQHLANAAAVIDRVKDESGLTAPWSLVYQSRSGAPHVPWLEPDINDAIEELSGQGVKGIVIVPLGFVSDHMEVVWDLDTEAMETCANLGLAATRVPTPGTHRKFVNGLVDLICERTVANNIADRPAVTDLGPWYDVCRPGCCANFRGEKPTIAGADTTVGTGHDPYPSGAPGEAAQL from the coding sequence ATGAGCCCGGAACAGCAGGCCGCAACCGACGTCAACCCGGTGACCGAGGCCGGACGCATGACGCCGAAGAATTACGACGCCGTCCTGCTCGCCTCCTTCGGCGGCCCGGAAGGCCAGGAAGACGTCATTCCGTTCCTCCGCAACGTCACCCGGGGGCGCGGCATCCCGGATGAACGGCTCGAGGAAGTCTCGCACCACTACCGCGCCAACGGCGGTGTCAGCCCCATCAACCAGCAGAACCGCGAGCTCAAGGCGGCGCTGGAGGCCGAGCTGGCTTCCCGCGGCATCGAACTGCCGGTGCTGTGGGGCAACCGCAACTGGGCGCCATACATCCCGGAGACCCTGCAGGAAGCGTACGACGCCGGCCACCGCCGGGTGCTGATGCTCACCACGAGTGCCTACTCCTGTTACTCCAGCTGCCGCCAGTACCGTGAGGACATTGGCATGGCGCTGACGGAAACCGGCCTGGACGGCAAGCTTGAGGTGGACAAGGTCCGCCAGTACTTCGACCACCCGGGCTTCGTGGAGCCGTTTGTGGAGGGAACTGCCGCCGGCCTCGAGGAGGTCCACGCAAAGCTGGCCGAAGCCGGCACGCCGGACGCCCCCATCCACATCCTGTTCGCCACCCACTCCATCCCCACGCGGGACGCTGAGGCTGCCGGCCGGTCCGAGGGTGAGCCGCGCGAGTTCGAGGAAGGCTCCGCCTACGTGGCCCAGCACCTCGCCAACGCCGCCGCCGTCATCGACCGGGTCAAGGACGAATCCGGCCTGACCGCACCATGGTCCCTGGTGTACCAGTCCCGTTCAGGGGCGCCGCACGTGCCGTGGTTGGAACCGGACATCAACGACGCCATCGAGGAGTTGTCAGGCCAGGGCGTCAAGGGCATTGTCATCGTTCCGCTCGGCTTTGTCAGCGACCACATGGAAGTTGTCTGGGACCTGGACACCGAGGCCATGGAAACGTGCGCCAACCTGGGCCTGGCCGCCACGCGCGTGCCCACCCCCGGGACGCACCGCAAGTTCGTCAACGGCCTGGTGGACCTCATCTGCGAGCGGACCGTTGCCAACAACATCGCCGACCGCCCCGCTGTCACGGATCTAGGGCCTTGGTACGACGTGTGCCGGCCGGGCTGCTGTGCCAACTTCCGTGGCGAGAAGCCCACCATCGCAGGGGCCGACACCACCGTGGGCACCGGCCATGACCCGTACCCCTCCGGCGCACCCGGGGAAGCGGCCCAGCTGTGA
- the hemQ gene encoding hydrogen peroxide-dependent heme synthase — MSHTSAESVTKTEESAEQFFTLWTVFKRSESVVRSANAAADFEALLERLAAAGVTHRGSYDVSAMRADADVMVWLHGSKPEALQQAIRDIRRSTLFAGTEIVWSAMGVHREAEFAKNHTPAYSRGVAPAEWLCVYPFVRSYEWYLLPDAERGKMLRDHGLLGRDFPQVISNTVSSFALGDWEWILGLEAPELVDLVDLMRHLRSTEARNHVREEVPFYTGRRISADEVAEVLA; from the coding sequence ATGAGCCACACTTCTGCCGAATCTGTCACTAAAACCGAAGAATCAGCCGAGCAGTTCTTTACCCTTTGGACGGTCTTCAAGCGGTCGGAGTCAGTGGTCCGCAGCGCGAATGCCGCCGCGGACTTCGAAGCGCTGCTGGAGCGGCTCGCCGCTGCAGGGGTCACCCACCGGGGCAGCTACGACGTCTCGGCCATGCGCGCCGATGCCGACGTCATGGTGTGGCTCCACGGCTCCAAGCCGGAGGCGCTGCAGCAAGCCATCCGCGACATCCGCCGCAGCACCCTCTTTGCCGGCACCGAGATCGTCTGGTCCGCCATGGGCGTCCACCGCGAGGCCGAGTTCGCCAAAAACCACACGCCCGCCTACTCCCGCGGCGTGGCTCCGGCCGAGTGGCTCTGCGTCTACCCGTTCGTGCGCTCCTACGAGTGGTACCTCCTGCCGGATGCCGAGCGCGGCAAGATGCTCCGCGACCACGGCCTGCTGGGACGGGACTTCCCCCAGGTCATCTCCAACACCGTCTCCTCCTTCGCCCTGGGCGACTGGGAATGGATCCTCGGCCTGGAAGCGCCGGAACTGGTGGACCTGGTGGACCTGATGCGGCACCTGCGCTCCACGGAGGCGCGCAACCATGTGCGGGAGGAAGTGCCGTTCTACACCGGACGCCGTATTTCTGCGGACGAGGTCGCCGAGGTGCTCGCATGA
- the hemE gene encoding uroporphyrinogen decarboxylase → MTPSPAVSAAGALAADHPLMDGRTADSPLITAYRGGKPSRRPVWFMRQAGRSLPEYLKVREGIAMLDSCLRPELASEITLQPVRRHDVDAGIFFSDIVIPLKLAGVGVDIVPGVGPVLDKPVRTAADVAALPQLTWEALEPIREAVRLTVAELGKTPLIGFAGAPFTLAAYMVEGKPSRDHLGPRTMMHADPETWAALANWAADASGMFLQAQLEAGASAAQLFDSWAGSLGLADYTKYVAPASARALDHVRHLGAPLIHFGTGTSELLVAMRDVGVDVVGVDYRLPLDEANRRLGGTVPLQGNIDPALLAAPWEILEAHVRDVIAAGSAAPGHVLNLGHGVPPETDPDVLTRVVELIHSIAPE, encoded by the coding sequence ATGACTCCTAGCCCCGCCGTCTCCGCTGCCGGCGCCCTCGCCGCAGACCATCCACTGATGGACGGCCGCACAGCCGACTCCCCTCTGATTACGGCCTACCGCGGGGGCAAGCCGTCCCGCCGTCCTGTCTGGTTCATGCGGCAGGCAGGCCGGTCCCTGCCGGAGTACCTGAAGGTGCGCGAGGGCATCGCCATGCTTGATTCCTGCCTCCGCCCTGAGCTGGCCTCCGAGATCACGCTGCAGCCCGTCCGCCGCCACGACGTGGACGCAGGCATCTTCTTCTCCGACATCGTGATCCCGTTGAAGCTGGCCGGGGTCGGAGTGGACATCGTTCCGGGGGTGGGGCCGGTCCTGGACAAGCCCGTGCGCACAGCAGCGGATGTCGCCGCCCTGCCCCAGCTCACCTGGGAAGCCCTCGAGCCAATCCGCGAAGCCGTCCGGCTCACGGTGGCCGAACTGGGCAAGACACCCCTGATCGGCTTCGCCGGTGCGCCGTTTACCCTTGCCGCCTACATGGTGGAGGGAAAACCGTCCCGCGACCACCTGGGCCCCCGGACCATGATGCACGCGGACCCGGAGACCTGGGCCGCGCTGGCCAACTGGGCCGCCGACGCTTCCGGCATGTTCCTCCAGGCCCAACTGGAGGCCGGTGCCTCCGCCGCCCAGCTCTTCGACTCCTGGGCGGGCTCGCTGGGACTGGCCGACTACACCAAGTACGTTGCGCCGGCGTCGGCCCGTGCCCTTGACCATGTCCGCCACCTCGGCGCCCCGCTCATCCACTTCGGCACCGGCACCTCTGAACTTCTCGTTGCCATGCGCGACGTGGGTGTGGACGTGGTGGGCGTCGACTACCGGCTGCCCCTCGATGAGGCCAACCGTCGCCTGGGCGGGACTGTTCCGTTGCAGGGAAACATCGACCCCGCCCTGCTGGCAGCCCCCTGGGAGATCCTCGAAGCCCACGTCCGCGACGTTATCGCCGCCGGCTCAGCCGCTCCCGGCCACGTCCTGAACCTCGGACACGGGGTACCGCCCGAAACGGACCCTGACGTCCTGACCCGCGTGGTGGAGCTCATCCACTCCATCGCGCCGGAGTAA
- the hemG gene encoding protoporphyrinogen oxidase, with protein MGSSPAKPGTALVVGGGISGLLSARELAAAGHEVTVLEAGTAWGGCVGSHTVAGLTLDSGAESFATRSDAVARLCAELGLGGMIVPPRPGGAWVQLPDGARELPKTGVLGIPANPWDPEVRRTLGTLGSLRASLDRLLPASVGAGAGVTSVAALVRARMGSRVLERLVSPVVGGVHSADPGLLDVDMVAPGLRAGLRKHGSLAAAVSAQRRGPATPVNAQAAQPAKAGSAVAGLEGGMHTLVDALVAELQRLGVTLLPGAAATSVSRVPGGWSVEAAGTAFPAALLVVAVDGPAAVGLLEGAVPAIAGKRPALGPDVKLVTLVLDKPDLDRRPRGTGILVAPQTHGIQAKALTHATGKWDWLATAAGPGRHVVRLSYGRVDGVSVQPGSGPETDDELFAAAVRDASALLSVRITGEDVQGWDVVRWRGALPFAAVGHRARAAEIRRACTAAGNVAVVGGWVAGNGLAAVVADTREQIGQLTAA; from the coding sequence ATGGGGAGTTCTCCGGCGAAGCCTGGCACGGCGCTGGTGGTGGGCGGCGGGATTTCCGGGCTCCTGTCGGCCCGGGAGCTTGCCGCAGCCGGCCACGAGGTGACCGTCCTTGAGGCGGGGACGGCGTGGGGCGGCTGTGTGGGCAGCCATACGGTAGCAGGACTTACCCTCGACAGCGGGGCCGAGTCGTTCGCCACAAGGTCCGACGCCGTTGCCCGGCTCTGTGCCGAGCTGGGACTGGGTGGAATGATCGTTCCTCCCCGTCCCGGCGGTGCGTGGGTGCAGCTTCCGGACGGGGCCCGCGAACTGCCCAAGACCGGCGTCCTGGGCATCCCGGCAAACCCCTGGGATCCTGAGGTGCGCCGCACCCTGGGCACACTCGGCTCGCTGCGTGCCTCGTTGGACCGCCTCCTGCCTGCCTCCGTGGGGGCCGGTGCGGGTGTTACCAGCGTCGCGGCCCTGGTGCGGGCGCGGATGGGTTCCCGGGTGTTGGAGCGCCTCGTCTCACCGGTGGTGGGCGGCGTCCACTCCGCCGACCCCGGCCTGCTCGACGTCGACATGGTGGCTCCCGGCCTCCGTGCCGGACTGCGGAAACACGGTTCGCTCGCTGCCGCAGTGTCGGCCCAGCGGCGCGGCCCCGCAACCCCCGTCAACGCCCAGGCGGCCCAGCCTGCGAAGGCCGGTTCCGCCGTCGCGGGCCTCGAAGGCGGCATGCACACCCTGGTGGATGCCCTGGTGGCGGAACTCCAACGCCTTGGCGTGACGCTGCTGCCGGGCGCCGCCGCCACGTCGGTGTCCCGCGTCCCGGGGGGATGGAGCGTCGAGGCAGCCGGAACAGCCTTCCCCGCCGCCCTGCTGGTCGTAGCGGTGGACGGGCCGGCCGCCGTCGGACTCCTGGAAGGCGCGGTTCCTGCCATCGCGGGGAAGAGGCCAGCGTTAGGGCCGGACGTCAAGCTGGTCACGCTGGTCCTGGACAAACCGGATCTGGACCGGCGGCCCCGCGGAACGGGAATCCTGGTGGCTCCGCAGACGCACGGAATACAGGCCAAAGCGCTCACGCATGCCACCGGCAAATGGGACTGGCTCGCCACTGCCGCCGGTCCGGGGCGCCATGTGGTGCGCCTCTCCTACGGCCGGGTGGATGGCGTTTCGGTGCAGCCGGGCAGCGGCCCGGAAACCGATGATGAGCTGTTCGCAGCCGCCGTGCGTGACGCGTCCGCGCTGCTCAGCGTCCGCATCACCGGGGAAGACGTCCAAGGGTGGGATGTGGTCCGTTGGCGGGGAGCGCTGCCGTTCGCGGCCGTGGGGCACCGCGCACGGGCAGCGGAGATCCGCCGGGCCTGCACCGCCGCCGGCAATGTGGCCGTGGTGGGCGGCTGGGTGGCAGGGAACGGACTGGCAGCCGTCGTTGCCGACACACGTGAGCAAATCGGCCAACTGACCGCCGCCTGA
- the hemC gene encoding hydroxymethylbilane synthase gives MTVRIGTRASKLALTQTQQTADQLAAVGGFPVELVHIRTDGDVLKGSLSQMGGTGVFVAALRDALLRNECDVAVHSLKDLPTGAALGLSLAATPRRVDVRDVLCARDGLKLADLPAGARVGTGSPRRAAQLRAARADLDIVDIRGNVDTRLGRVPGLPGNTTDQVVPGKSCDLDAVVLAAAGLERIGRLDAVTEYLETDVMLPAAGQGSLAIECRTADAPPKPGSAEGSREVLAQALAALDDPDTRLAVTAERALLARLEAGCAAPVGAYAYRKGSILHLEAVVCAVDGTETVRDKRATDGLTEVGATLLGIELAEALLAAGAAGIADLQAS, from the coding sequence GTGACAGTCCGGATCGGAACCCGTGCCAGCAAGCTGGCGCTTACGCAGACCCAGCAGACCGCAGACCAGCTGGCTGCCGTCGGAGGGTTCCCGGTGGAACTGGTGCACATCCGCACTGACGGCGACGTCCTCAAGGGGTCGTTGTCCCAGATGGGCGGTACGGGTGTCTTTGTCGCTGCCCTGCGCGATGCGCTGCTGCGCAATGAGTGTGATGTGGCGGTTCATTCGCTCAAGGACCTGCCCACCGGAGCCGCCTTGGGGTTGAGCCTTGCCGCCACCCCGCGCCGCGTGGATGTCCGCGATGTCCTGTGCGCCCGCGATGGACTTAAGCTGGCAGACCTGCCGGCCGGTGCCCGCGTCGGCACTGGTTCGCCGCGGCGTGCAGCCCAGTTGCGCGCCGCCCGTGCGGACCTGGACATTGTCGATATCCGCGGCAATGTGGACACCCGCCTGGGCCGCGTTCCTGGGCTGCCGGGCAACACCACCGACCAGGTGGTGCCGGGCAAGTCCTGCGACTTGGATGCCGTGGTCCTCGCCGCGGCAGGCCTGGAGCGGATCGGCCGGCTGGACGCCGTCACCGAGTACCTCGAAACCGACGTGATGCTGCCCGCGGCAGGCCAGGGATCCCTGGCCATCGAGTGCCGCACCGCCGACGCGCCGCCGAAGCCGGGATCAGCCGAAGGGTCCCGGGAGGTCCTGGCCCAGGCACTGGCAGCGCTGGACGACCCCGACACCCGCCTCGCCGTTACAGCCGAACGCGCCCTGCTGGCCCGGCTCGAAGCGGGCTGCGCGGCCCCCGTCGGCGCCTACGCCTACCGGAAGGGCAGCATCCTGCACCTGGAGGCCGTGGTGTGCGCCGTTGACGGCACGGAAACGGTCCGGGACAAGCGCGCTACGGACGGGCTGACCGAAGTGGGGGCGACCCTGCTGGGCATCGAACTGGCTGAAGCCCTCCTGGCTGCCGGCGCTGCCGGGATCGCAGACCTTCAGGCCTCCTGA